One part of the Actinotignum schaalii genome encodes these proteins:
- a CDS encoding dTDP-4-dehydrorhamnose 3,5-epimerase family protein has translation MEIRELAIAGAWEITTKHFPDERGIFLEAYKSSVFEETIGHRLDVRQVNTSVSKAGTVRGIHFADVPPSQAKYVMCPRGAVLDFVIDIRVGSPTFGKWDSVLLDDDTRKAIYISEGLGHCFVALEDDSTVVYLCSAQYAPGREHGVNPLCSQVGLVFPETDRQGKKLELLLSPKDTDAPGLDEAERSGLLPRYEDVQAFLATLRS, from the coding sequence ATGGAGATTCGGGAATTAGCGATTGCGGGCGCATGGGAAATCACCACCAAACATTTCCCCGATGAACGCGGTATTTTCTTAGAAGCCTACAAATCCTCTGTTTTTGAAGAAACAATCGGCCACCGCTTGGATGTGCGCCAGGTCAATACCTCGGTATCCAAGGCCGGCACCGTCCGCGGTATCCATTTCGCCGATGTGCCGCCCAGCCAGGCAAAGTACGTGATGTGCCCGCGCGGGGCGGTCCTGGATTTCGTTATTGATATTCGGGTGGGCTCCCCCACCTTCGGGAAGTGGGATTCCGTTCTTCTCGATGATGACACCCGGAAGGCTATTTATATTTCGGAGGGCCTAGGTCACTGCTTCGTGGCGCTGGAAGATGATTCCACCGTGGTTTACCTGTGCTCGGCGCAATATGCTCCCGGGCGGGAACACGGGGTGAATCCGCTGTGCTCGCAGGTGGGCCTGGTATTCCCGGAAACTGATCGCCAGGGTAAGAAGCTTGAGCTGCTGCTCTCCCCGAAGGATACCGATGCTCCCGGCCTGGATGAGGCCGAACGCAGCGGGCTCCTCCCCCGCTATGAGGATGTCCAGGCTTTCCTCGCTACCCTGCGGAGCTAG
- a CDS encoding glycosyltransferase family 2 protein yields the protein MTRAELSALANQVTAVVITYNPDGNCETRLTALALQVGHVVVIDNGSEESCREAVAESARAVGAQFLPLAQNLGIAAATNIGIEQARARGARFVLLMDQDSLVGSDMVARLLEVLAGDPQIGAAGPLPSEEREGEDQLVYVAREWAPKRATTAELERPVLDVAFLIASGCLIRMDTLDDVGGMGTALFIDHVDLEWGVRARSQGWRLVCVTAARLYHSLGDAVVLLPGRTQPVHVHAPIRNYYLVRNTARVIGSSLFPGKWRVRYAWWLAKYLAFNGFLLDRGAERRQLMHQGLRDARRRRGGRIGDAAV from the coding sequence ATGACGCGGGCTGAACTGTCCGCCCTCGCCAACCAGGTCACCGCGGTTGTCATTACCTATAACCCGGACGGGAACTGCGAAACCCGTCTCACCGCGTTGGCCTTGCAGGTGGGGCACGTGGTGGTTATTGATAACGGTTCGGAAGAATCGTGCCGGGAAGCCGTAGCGGAAAGCGCTCGCGCGGTGGGTGCCCAGTTCCTTCCGCTCGCCCAGAATCTCGGTATTGCGGCGGCCACGAATATCGGTATCGAGCAGGCCCGGGCTCGCGGTGCTCGTTTCGTGCTGCTCATGGATCAGGATTCCCTGGTGGGTTCCGATATGGTGGCCCGCCTGCTTGAGGTACTGGCCGGCGATCCGCAGATCGGCGCGGCCGGCCCCCTCCCCAGCGAAGAACGCGAGGGGGAGGACCAACTGGTTTACGTTGCCCGCGAGTGGGCCCCCAAACGCGCCACCACGGCCGAGCTAGAACGCCCGGTGCTTGACGTGGCCTTCCTTATTGCCTCCGGATGCCTCATCCGAATGGACACACTTGATGACGTGGGTGGGATGGGCACCGCCCTCTTTATTGACCACGTGGATCTGGAGTGGGGCGTGCGAGCCCGGAGCCAAGGGTGGCGCCTGGTGTGCGTAACGGCTGCCCGGCTCTACCATTCCCTAGGTGACGCCGTCGTTCTTCTTCCCGGACGCACGCAACCGGTGCACGTCCACGCACCGATCCGTAATTACTACCTGGTGCGCAATACCGCCCGCGTTATTGGCAGTTCGCTATTCCCGGGGAAGTGGCGGGTGCGCTATGCCTGGTGGCTGGCGAAATATCTGGCCTTTAACGGCTTCCTCCTGGACCGCGGGGCCGAGCGGCGCCAGCTCATGCACCAGGGTTTACGTGATGCGCGGCGGCGGCGCGGCGGGCGCATAGGTGACGCGGCAGTATGA
- a CDS encoding DUF2142 domain-containing protein produces the protein MTPCSHRQARPARPADPAASGNSAHPADPPAPPASPSRGLWSPRVFLFSFLAFLCYTTGLSLLTPLHGSPDEPVHEIYGYQVVTGNIPLESERVLAPRYLRSGAPDCWRTTRSQTAWCSPPLSSDATLREMGTSAVNYPPLYYALTHQPLRFLSGAAALWAVRACSALLFSLLAAFGISAFAAGLPHRLESFIALTVLTPAFFTFAGFSNPQSLEIGAALAMAGCLIPLLRPLPPRETARRWIAGGCAALLLIMARPVGPYWAIAMCLLLAGVFGRERIRTYIRTRAFALFMALCAAGCLAWLAWTRISTIYGPTPTEVTNDGWSALTLRLLGNFRYYMHETIGTGGWRSVTTSVPVTVLYWVVLFAVVAAAWRWGQRRHRLSIALAFISLPLSAVLMNTLVLSRTTFPIWQGRYGFPFLFPLFWVCVAVIATSGRRRTTVSGALARATSALFFLATVDITVRMAWRFYAGITTAPLWRVLTDTPPHALIGAALAIAVAGTYLVRTWRYTRRCADSPAPVI, from the coding sequence ATGACACCGTGCTCGCACCGCCAAGCTCGCCCAGCTCGCCCAGCTGACCCAGCTGCCTCAGGTAACTCAGCTCACCCAGCTGACCCGCCAGCGCCGCCCGCATCACCCTCGCGCGGGCTGTGGTCCCCCCGGGTTTTCCTCTTTTCTTTCCTCGCTTTTCTTTGCTACACCACCGGCCTGAGCCTGCTCACCCCGCTGCACGGTTCCCCGGATGAACCCGTGCATGAAATTTACGGCTACCAGGTGGTCACGGGAAATATTCCCCTCGAATCGGAACGGGTGCTCGCCCCGCGCTACCTGCGTTCGGGTGCTCCCGATTGCTGGCGTACCACCCGCTCCCAGACCGCGTGGTGCTCGCCCCCGCTCAGCTCGGATGCCACCCTGCGGGAAATGGGAACAAGCGCCGTCAACTACCCGCCTCTCTACTACGCCCTCACCCACCAGCCCCTGCGCTTCCTCAGCGGAGCGGCAGCGCTCTGGGCAGTACGGGCGTGTTCGGCTCTCCTCTTTTCCCTGCTGGCAGCTTTCGGAATATCGGCTTTCGCGGCCGGCCTGCCCCACCGCCTCGAATCCTTTATTGCCCTCACTGTGCTCACCCCGGCGTTCTTCACCTTCGCGGGTTTTTCCAATCCCCAAAGTCTGGAAATCGGGGCGGCCCTCGCCATGGCCGGATGCCTCATCCCGCTCCTCCGGCCCCTCCCCCCTCGGGAAACGGCGCGGCGGTGGATCGCGGGGGGCTGCGCGGCGCTGCTGCTCATCATGGCGCGCCCGGTGGGCCCGTACTGGGCTATTGCCATGTGCCTGCTCCTGGCCGGGGTATTCGGGCGCGAGCGGATCCGCACCTATATTCGCACCCGCGCCTTCGCGCTGTTCATGGCCCTGTGCGCTGCCGGCTGCCTGGCCTGGCTGGCCTGGACCCGCATCTCCACCATCTACGGCCCCACCCCCACCGAAGTCACCAATGACGGCTGGAGCGCTCTCACCCTGCGCCTGCTCGGGAATTTCCGCTACTACATGCACGAGACGATCGGCACGGGCGGCTGGCGCTCCGTGACCACCTCGGTGCCGGTCACGGTGCTCTACTGGGTGGTCCTCTTCGCCGTGGTGGCAGCCGCGTGGCGCTGGGGGCAGCGGCGGCACCGCCTCTCCATCGCCCTGGCTTTTATTTCCCTGCCGCTCAGCGCTGTCCTCATGAACACCCTGGTGCTCAGCCGCACCACCTTCCCTATCTGGCAGGGCCGCTACGGCTTCCCCTTCCTCTTCCCGCTCTTCTGGGTGTGCGTGGCGGTCATAGCAACCTCCGGGCGCCGTCGTACCACCGTAAGCGGGGCCCTGGCGCGGGCAACCTCCGCCCTCTTTTTCCTGGCGACCGTTGATATTACGGTGCGAATGGCCTGGCGTTTTTACGCGGGTATCACCACGGCACCGCTGTGGCGAGTCCTCACCGACACCCCGCCGCACGCCCTTATCGGCGCCGCCCTCGCCATCGCGGTGGCGGGCACGTACCTGGTGCGCACGTGGCGTTACACCCGCAGATGTGCCGATTCGCCCGCGCCCGTCATATAA
- a CDS encoding glycosyltransferase family protein, with product MGGNAAEARSIDFSQDRRRVVHGKMFLLAFLGFFIYAMGLSLLTPLNGGPDETQHEIYGYAVVTGQIPQKSIRVEAPAFLRRGAPDCWRHDPAATAFCSRIFTTNDELISQGTSAVNYPPLYYYLTHWPLLLASGKYVLWGIRVLSAGLFAGLAALGFSSLYAGLRSAALPYLTIGLLAPGFYSLSGFSNPQSMEIGAALALTGFLLPLLNRVPAREELWRWIGGGLAAIPLICARPVGPYWAILLCLLFAIIFGRVAVRHYLRTPGFWIFLGLCALSCLAWFGWNYLASTYGKAPDPVANKGAFRMGLQILGTMPYYIHETIGTAGWRNVEPSSPVSLCYVIFFACLLIAVYRAGARHHRRAVIFGVVVLPFSALLLNTAVADRIPLVMWQGRYWFPFFFPFLVTCAAALLQHHELRERTDSARDSRLIPVLSLAGALLFAVTTIDFTVRMAWRFYVGLRTPVFAVLWTTPPRAMLGLLLCAGLSCAVAYLVVRRYRPHLSALRRAWREYLHPQTLAAGRAARGDSGEESEAHVREGRENTRK from the coding sequence ATGGGCGGCAATGCTGCTGAGGCGCGTTCCATCGATTTTTCGCAGGACCGCCGGCGGGTAGTGCACGGGAAAATGTTCCTCCTCGCATTCCTCGGGTTCTTTATCTATGCGATGGGGCTCAGTTTGCTCACCCCGCTCAACGGCGGCCCCGATGAAACCCAGCACGAAATCTACGGCTACGCGGTGGTCACCGGGCAAATCCCCCAAAAAAGTATTCGCGTGGAAGCCCCGGCGTTTCTGCGGCGCGGCGCCCCGGATTGCTGGCGCCACGACCCGGCCGCCACCGCCTTCTGCTCGCGCATTTTCACCACGAATGACGAACTTATCTCCCAGGGCACTTCGGCGGTTAATTACCCGCCGCTCTACTACTACCTCACCCACTGGCCGCTGCTGCTGGCCTCCGGGAAATACGTGCTGTGGGGTATCCGGGTGCTTTCCGCCGGGCTGTTTGCCGGGCTGGCGGCACTCGGCTTTTCTTCTCTGTACGCCGGGCTGCGCAGCGCGGCGCTGCCCTATCTCACCATCGGCCTGCTCGCCCCGGGTTTCTATTCCCTCTCCGGTTTTTCTAATCCGCAGTCGATGGAAATCGGGGCGGCCCTGGCCCTCACCGGTTTCCTCCTCCCCCTCCTCAACCGGGTTCCCGCCCGCGAAGAACTGTGGCGGTGGATCGGCGGGGGACTGGCCGCCATCCCCCTCATTTGCGCGCGCCCAGTAGGCCCCTACTGGGCGATCCTGCTCTGTTTACTTTTCGCTATTATTTTTGGGCGCGTGGCGGTGCGGCATTACCTGCGCACCCCCGGATTCTGGATTTTCCTCGGGCTGTGCGCCCTGAGCTGCCTGGCCTGGTTCGGGTGGAATTACCTGGCCTCCACCTACGGAAAAGCCCCCGATCCGGTGGCCAATAAGGGCGCTTTCCGCATGGGGCTGCAAATCCTGGGGACCATGCCCTATTACATCCACGAAACAATCGGCACCGCGGGCTGGCGCAACGTGGAGCCGAGCAGCCCGGTTTCCCTGTGCTACGTGATTTTCTTCGCCTGCCTGCTCATTGCGGTCTACCGAGCCGGGGCGCGCCACCACCGCCGCGCGGTTATTTTCGGGGTGGTGGTGCTGCCCTTCAGCGCCCTGCTCCTCAATACCGCGGTGGCGGACCGCATCCCGCTCGTCATGTGGCAGGGCCGCTACTGGTTCCCCTTCTTCTTCCCCTTCTTGGTGACCTGCGCGGCGGCTCTTCTCCAGCACCACGAGCTGCGTGAACGTACCGATTCTGCCCGCGACTCGCGCCTGATCCCGGTGCTTTCGTTGGCCGGGGCGCTGCTTTTCGCCGTGACGACCATTGATTTCACGGTGCGGATGGCCTGGCGTTTTTATGTGGGCTTACGTACCCCTGTTTTCGCGGTTCTATGGACGACGCCGCCCCGCGCCATGCTGGGTCTCCTGTTGTGCGCGGGACTTTCCTGCGCGGTTGCGTATCTTGTGGTGCGCCGCTACCGCCCGCACCTGAGCGCGCTACGCCGCGCGTGGCGTGAGTATCTGCATCCGCAGACCTTAGCGGCGGGCCGCGCGGCGCGCGGCGATTCCGGCGAGGAGTCCGAGGCTCACGTCCGCGAGGGTCGTGAAAACACGCGAAAGTAG
- a CDS encoding lysylphosphatidylglycerol synthase domain-containing protein, whose product MKKILSVLQAPAVRAGFMLLAVIAAIWAIVANREAVGEALAALPWWVSLAGIALSLLYVACTMVSWRYLLNDVGQPVPARVARRIFYTSQVAKYLPGGVWNFVAAAEMGAAHSIARRRSFVALLVSMVVSIVTGLVLAVLALLLGPAGLMEDYGWLALAIPVGVIVLIPPVLNRIISLGLKILGRGALEAQLSWRGTGLAALWAAAGWLLMGAQLWLMLIYQGMAASLPTFLLATGGYALGWTVGFLVFFVPAGVGVRELALAAVLSTAVGSGPVVVVVLLSRVFTTLADVSLGLLAGIAARRAARR is encoded by the coding sequence GTGAAGAAAATCCTCAGCGTCCTGCAAGCACCAGCCGTGCGGGCCGGCTTTATGCTCCTCGCGGTGATTGCCGCGATCTGGGCAATCGTGGCGAACCGGGAAGCGGTGGGGGAGGCGCTCGCGGCGCTGCCCTGGTGGGTGAGCCTGGCCGGAATCGCGCTCTCCCTGCTCTACGTGGCCTGCACGATGGTTTCCTGGCGCTATCTTCTCAATGACGTGGGCCAGCCCGTCCCCGCGCGGGTGGCCCGGCGTATTTTTTATACCTCCCAGGTGGCTAAATACCTGCCCGGCGGAGTGTGGAATTTTGTGGCGGCCGCGGAAATGGGCGCGGCGCATTCCATCGCCCGGCGGCGCTCCTTCGTGGCGCTGCTCGTCTCCATGGTGGTCTCTATCGTGACCGGCCTGGTGCTGGCGGTCCTCGCGCTGCTCCTGGGCCCGGCCGGCCTCATGGAAGATTACGGCTGGCTCGCCCTGGCCATTCCCGTAGGCGTGATAGTTCTTATCCCGCCTGTCCTCAATAGGATCATTAGCCTGGGCTTGAAAATTCTGGGGCGCGGGGCGTTGGAAGCCCAGCTGAGTTGGCGGGGTACCGGCTTGGCAGCATTGTGGGCCGCGGCCGGCTGGCTCCTCATGGGCGCCCAGCTGTGGCTCATGCTCATCTACCAGGGCATGGCCGCTTCGCTGCCCACCTTCCTGCTCGCCACCGGCGGTTACGCGCTGGGCTGGACCGTTGGCTTCCTGGTGTTCTTCGTCCCGGCCGGGGTGGGAGTACGGGAATTGGCTCTTGCCGCAGTACTTTCTACCGCGGTTGGAAGCGGGCCGGTTGTCGTCGTCGTACTACTTTCGCGTGTTTTCACGACCCTCGCGGACGTGAGCCTCGGACTCCTCGCCGGAATCGCCGCGCGCCGCGCGGCCCGCCGCTAA